A genomic segment from Limosilactobacillus sp. encodes:
- a CDS encoding serine hydrolase: MTRTLKSQLITNWGKIMNEYGNASSIAVFLQKERREFSFTNEPKLRYETASTVKVAVLSLLLHTNKGQLDQTQQRLAEKMIRNSNNKATTAILENYLGGILALKAIYRDLRMTNTTASDWWGTTLTVPHDQLKLLRMIYGPTKSDYLDDRSRKYIQSLMANTNPQQQWGISAGSPRFFLKDGWRKASDNKKWEVHSIGCIPDARQSYLIAIYTRNNRNFNSGVSYVEKLARTTRQILDQ, translated from the coding sequence TTGACACGAACACTGAAGAGCCAATTGATTACTAACTGGGGAAAGATTATGAATGAGTACGGCAATGCTTCCTCAATTGCTGTTTTCCTCCAGAAGGAGCGCAGGGAATTCAGTTTTACGAATGAACCGAAGCTTCGCTATGAGACGGCCAGTACGGTCAAAGTTGCAGTTCTTTCGCTCCTGCTTCATACGAACAAAGGGCAGCTTGACCAAACTCAACAAAGACTTGCGGAAAAGATGATTCGCAATAGTAATAACAAAGCTACTACGGCAATTTTAGAGAACTATCTAGGTGGCATTCTGGCACTAAAGGCCATTTATCGCGACTTGAGGATGACCAATACGACGGCTTCTGACTGGTGGGGAACGACCCTGACAGTCCCACATGATCAGCTAAAACTGCTTCGGATGATTTACGGACCAACGAAAAGCGATTACTTAGATGATCGCTCCCGGAAGTATATTCAATCCCTAATGGCGAATACTAATCCGCAACAGCAGTGGGGAATTTCAGCAGGCAGTCCGCGCTTTTTCCTGAAGGATGGCTGGCGAAAAGCTAGTGACAATAAGAAATGGGAGGTCCACAGCATCGGTTGCATTCCGGATGCGCGCCAGAGCTACCTGATTGCGATCTATACACGCAACAATCGCAATTTTAATTCTGGTGTCAGCTACGTTGAAAAACTAGCTCGAACCACTCGTCAGATTTTAGATCAATAA
- a CDS encoding peptide MFS transporter has translation MSKRNIDTAFFGHPRGLSTLFFTETWERFSYYGMRAILLFYMYYAVSEGGLGINKTTAASIMAIYGSMVYLSSVIGGWLADRIWGARRTVFYGGILIMFGHIALSLPLAKGALFASIALIVMGTGLLKPNISDMVGGLYSEEDRRRDAGFSIYLFGINLGAAVAPWAVPWAAEGFGLHLFGNQTNFHAGFSLAAFGMFFGLVQYLIDGRKYLPASSLQPTDPLDSEQRSSIIVKTLLAVGALVVVLVILAAFGQLNITNLITLVTIIAIALPLYYFVWMLNSKKVTKVERTRVVAYIPLFISAVIFWIIDESGSVVLALFAAQRTILHLGSWHFTAANFQTLNPLFMMMLTPLFALLWDHLKKQPSAPVMFVAALVFAGLSYAFMALPGLIHGTTAGRVSPFWLVGSWFIVELGEVSLSPVGLAVTSRLAPKAFKSQMMSMYFLADAAGQAVNAQIVKFYSSATEVPYFLTVGTVSIVFGLFLLLFVKRINRLMDQAE, from the coding sequence ATGAGCAAGAGAAATATTGATACGGCATTCTTTGGGCACCCCCGGGGATTGTCGACGCTGTTCTTCACGGAAACGTGGGAACGGTTCAGCTACTACGGAATGCGGGCAATTCTGCTATTCTATATGTACTACGCCGTTAGCGAAGGTGGTCTGGGAATTAATAAAACCACGGCCGCGTCCATCATGGCAATTTATGGGTCGATGGTCTACCTCTCCAGTGTCATTGGTGGCTGGTTGGCAGACCGGATCTGGGGAGCACGTCGAACTGTCTTCTATGGCGGGATTTTGATTATGTTTGGGCATATCGCCCTTTCGCTGCCGCTTGCCAAGGGGGCGCTATTTGCCTCGATTGCTCTAATCGTTATGGGAACCGGACTTTTGAAGCCAAACATCTCAGATATGGTTGGTGGCCTTTATAGTGAGGAAGACCGGCGGCGAGATGCCGGCTTCAGTATTTACCTCTTTGGGATCAACTTGGGTGCTGCGGTGGCGCCCTGGGCAGTTCCGTGGGCTGCTGAGGGCTTTGGCCTACACCTCTTCGGTAATCAAACCAACTTCCATGCCGGCTTTTCATTGGCAGCCTTTGGAATGTTCTTTGGCCTCGTTCAGTACCTGATTGACGGGCGGAAATATCTGCCGGCCAGCAGTCTGCAGCCAACCGACCCGCTGGATTCAGAGCAGCGTTCTTCAATTATTGTCAAGACGCTGCTGGCAGTCGGGGCCTTGGTGGTTGTACTGGTTATTCTGGCAGCGTTTGGCCAATTAAACATCACCAATCTGATTACATTAGTGACGATCATTGCGATTGCCCTGCCGCTATACTACTTTGTCTGGATGCTGAATTCCAAGAAGGTTACCAAAGTCGAAAGAACGCGTGTGGTGGCCTACATTCCGCTATTTATCTCCGCTGTGATCTTTTGGATTATCGATGAGTCTGGATCGGTTGTCCTGGCCCTCTTTGCGGCACAGCGGACGATTCTGCACCTGGGCAGCTGGCACTTTACTGCTGCTAACTTTCAGACGCTGAACCCGCTTTTCATGATGATGCTAACCCCGCTTTTCGCACTGCTTTGGGACCATCTCAAAAAGCAGCCGAGCGCACCGGTCATGTTTGTGGCGGCGCTGGTTTTTGCCGGTCTTTCATATGCATTTATGGCTTTACCAGGTTTGATTCATGGGACGACCGCCGGACGAGTTTCGCCATTTTGGCTGGTCGGCTCTTGGTTCATCGTTGAGCTAGGGGAAGTTTCGCTGTCCCCAGTCGGCCTTGCGGTTACTAGTCGATTAGCACCGAAGGCCTTTAAATCTCAGATGATGAGTATGTACTTTCTGGCTGATGCAGCCGGTCAGGCGGTCAACGCCCAAATTGTCAAGTTCTATTCATCTGCGACTGAAGTTCCGTACTTCCTTACAGTTGGAACCGTCAGCATTGTCTTTGGGCTCTTCCTCCTTCTTTTTGTAAAGCGGATTAATCGCCTGATGGACCAAGCAGAGTAG
- a CDS encoding efflux RND transporter periplasmic adaptor subunit, which translates to MAKEKKTRRGLRKGLLASKRRRWLLLAGLLVVVIVIAVAVRATNQRKATAQPKYRTMKVSRQSDFALTGKVEATQTQVLALPSGKLQSLNVKDGDHVAQGTPILTTHNDETQDSATELQGDLTKAQQQVKSQQQTINSLRQQISSADEDEQADLQSQLTEAQNAYNDAQASVSSTQSRLNTTNSKVNQTLTAPYAGYVTVDQSKQGQPVVTLYSDSLQFTGQVSEYDYSKLHQGTTLQVKALATNRTEKTPVSYLAKVPTKATGNNSKYKVTANLNANKFMAGQTAKAFIAQDGVRIPKSAVRHGKVFVVIDGRAQSVHVSGHAVNSSYLVTDGVDAGDRIVTNPGKHLKDNTKVDQDD; encoded by the coding sequence GTGGCAAAGGAAAAGAAAACACGGCGGGGATTGAGGAAGGGCCTGCTAGCGAGCAAACGGCGGCGCTGGCTGCTGCTTGCCGGGCTGCTGGTAGTAGTAATCGTGATCGCGGTGGCGGTCCGCGCTACAAATCAGCGAAAGGCAACCGCTCAACCAAAATACCGGACGATGAAGGTCAGTCGCCAGTCCGACTTTGCGTTGACGGGAAAGGTTGAAGCAACCCAAACCCAGGTACTGGCGCTGCCATCCGGTAAATTGCAGAGCCTAAACGTGAAGGATGGTGATCACGTTGCCCAGGGGACGCCGATCCTGACGACCCATAATGACGAGACCCAGGATAGTGCGACCGAGCTCCAGGGGGACCTGACTAAGGCCCAGCAGCAGGTCAAGTCGCAGCAGCAGACGATCAACAGCCTTCGCCAGCAAATCAGCAGTGCGGATGAGGACGAACAGGCGGACCTGCAAAGCCAGCTGACGGAGGCCCAGAACGCCTACAATGACGCCCAGGCCAGCGTTAGTTCGACCCAGTCCCGGCTCAACACGACCAACAGCAAGGTCAATCAAACGCTGACGGCCCCGTACGCGGGCTACGTGACGGTCGACCAATCCAAGCAAGGGCAGCCGGTAGTGACCCTCTATTCCGACAGCCTCCAATTTACCGGTCAGGTTTCCGAATACGACTACAGCAAGCTTCACCAGGGGACGACTCTGCAGGTCAAGGCGCTGGCAACCAATCGGACCGAAAAAACGCCGGTGTCGTACTTGGCCAAAGTGCCTACCAAGGCCACGGGCAATAACAGCAAGTACAAGGTAACCGCCAACCTGAACGCCAACAAGTTCATGGCCGGCCAGACCGCCAAGGCGTTCATTGCCCAGGACGGGGTGCGGATCCCGAAGTCTGCCGTCCGTCACGGGAAGGTCTTCGTCGTGATTGATGGCCGGGCCCAGTCGGTTCACGTCAGCGGTCACGCGGTTAACAGCTCCTACCTGGTTACCGATGGGGTTGACGCGGGCGATCGGATCGTGACCAACCCGGGGAAGCACCTGAAGGACAATACAAAGGTTGATCAAGATGATTAA